The Streptobacillus canis genome contains the following window.
TCTTCCATCAATTTCACATAATGAAACACACTTTCAAGTATTTGTTTATACGTTTTTTCACTTTTATTATTTAGTAAATTAATTTCATTTGCCAACATAGGATTATCATAAAAAGCTCTTCCTATCATTACTGAATCAACAAAATTGTGATGTAATTTTATATTTTCAATAGTTTTTATCCCACCATTTATTTCTATATCTAAATTTGGTCTATCTTTTTTTAACCTATATACCATCTCATAGTCTAATGGGGGTATAGTTCTATTCTCTTTTGGACTTAATCCTTTAAGTATTGCAATTCTTGCATGAACAATATATTTTTCGACATTAGTTGTATCAATAAAATTTATTAATTCTTCATATGATATAATTTTTCTATCATTTTCTAATATACCTTTTCCATCTATACCTATTCTATTTTTTATAGTCACTTTTTTCCCGGAATATTCTTTTACTGCTGCTGCAATATCTCTTACAAGTTCAGGTTCACTCATTAAATATGCTCCCATATTATGTCCTGAAACCCTATCCGATGGACAACCAACATTTAAATTAACTGCATTGTAATCCGTAAATTTTATTATTTTTGCAGCTTCAATACTTTCTTTTAAATTTGAAGTAGCTATTTGTAATACTACTGGATTTTCAATTTTTGTTTTTCTTAAAATTTTATCTCTATCACCATTTAATATTGCTTGTGTAGTTATCATTTCTGTATATAGTTCTATATCTTCATTTATCATTCTTATAAAATTTCTAAAATGGATATCTGTCCTATCTACCATAGGAGCTAAAGCTACTTTATACATATTTACCTACTTTCTATTTATTAAAAATATACCTAAAGCCATTAAAGCAACACCTATCATTCTTTCTATTGAAAAACTTTTAACTGCATAACCAAATAACCCAAAATGATCAATTATCATAGCCATAATCAATTGTGAAAACATCAATAAAATTGTTGCTAGTCCTACACCTAATGCTGGTATTACAGTTATTACAGATAGTACATAAATTGCTCCTGTAATCGCACCTAAATATTTCCACCAAGCTGTAGATGTAAATTGTGTAATAGAAGGTGCTTTTTGACCTGTTAAAATAATAAATAATAAAATTAATACTGTCCCAATTGCAAAAGATGTAAAAGCTGACCAGTAATCACTTCCTAAAGACTTACCTAATTCAACATTTATTGGACCTTGTAATGTTACAACAAATCCAGCAAATATTGCTAATAATATGTATAATACTATATTTTTTTCCATTTATTTTTCTCCTTTAATTTTTAACCATACCTCTTCCATGTTTTTTTCAAATTTATTATTACCTGGAATATAGTAAACTTTCTTTTTATTCATATATTGTTGTTTTACATAATTATTTTCATAATCATGCGGGTACAAGTATTTATTTGCACCTACTTTCGTTAAATGTATTGGAACACTCTGTGCTCCATTTTCTTCTATATCAGCAATAGCATTATTTACTGCCGTATATGCACTATTGCTCTTTGGAGAAAGTGCTAAATATATTGCACACTCTGATAAAAGTATTCTTGCTTCAGGCATCCCAATTTCTTTTACACCATTCATACAAGAAGTTGCAACATTTATTGCTTGTATATTTGCTAGTCCAATATCTTCACTAGCTGAAATAACTAATCTACGCGCAACATACATAGGATCTTCTCCTCCAACTAAAAGTTTACTCATCCAATATACTGCAGCATCTGGATCAGAACCTCTAATTGATTTTATCATTGCTGAAATTGCATCATATCTATCAACAAATACCTTAATATTTAAAACTTCCATTACTTCTTCAACACTGCTATTTAATAAAGAAGCATTATTTAAAGTTTCTAAAAAATTTATTGCAGTTCTGGCATCTCCATCTGAAATCATAGAAATATATCTTAAAATTTCAGAATTATAAATTATCTCTTCTTCTTTACTTACTTTTTCTAATATTTTAAAAATATCCTCATCATTTATTTTTTTAAATTCAAATAATAAAACTCTAGATAATAATGCTCTATTAAGAGAATAATATGGATTTTCAGTTGTAGCACCAATTAAAATAATGTTCCCATTTTCTAAATCTTCTAATAGTGAATCTTGTTGTAATTTATTAAATCTATGTATTTCATCAAAAAACAATAGTGTCTTATTGACACTATTCTTTGCTTTTTCAGATATTTCTCTAATATCACTTTTAGATGCTTTAATCGCATTTAAATATTCATACTCATAACCAAGTTTACTTGCAATTATTTTAGCTAACGTTGTTTTTCCTGTACCACTTGGCCCATAGAAAATCGAGCTTATGATTTTATTATTCTCAAGCATTTTAAAAATAATTTTCACAACATTATCTTGTCCATAAAAATCTTTTAAATTTTTTGGTCTATATTTATATGCTAATGGTGTTTTATCATAATTAAATAAATTCATAAGCTCTCCTTTCTTTTTTATCTTCCGTAAATTTCAGTTAAATGTGCAATAGTTACTGCTAAATCATCATTTAGTTCCCAACCACTTAATCTCCATTGCCAGTTTCCACTTGCAAGCCCTGGAGTGTTAATACGTGCAAATTCTCCTAAGTTTAAGTAATCTTGCATTGGAATGATTGCTGTATCTGCTACTGATCTTAATGCTAGTCTTATCATAGAATAAACTATATATGAATCATCACTTACATTTAAATAATCTCTTACTTCGCCTTTTTCTTCATCTGAAAGTTTAAAGTACCATGAATTTGTTGTATCATTATCATGAGTTCCTGTATACACAACAGTATTTGTTTCATAATTATGAGGTAAGTATTCATTTTCAGGATCTTGATCAAATGCAAACTGTAAAATTTTCATACCAGGGAATCCAGCACTTTCTTTTAATTCTACAACTTCATCTGTTAATATTCCTAAATCTTCTGCAATAATGTTTATTTCACC
Protein-coding sequences here:
- the dusA gene encoding tRNA dihydrouridine(20/20a) synthase DusA codes for the protein MYKVALAPMVDRTDIHFRNFIRMINEDIELYTEMITTQAILNGDRDKILRKTKIENPVVLQIATSNLKESIEAAKIIKFTDYNAVNLNVGCPSDRVSGHNMGAYLMSEPELVRDIAAAVKEYSGKKVTIKNRIGIDGKGILENDRKIISYEELINFIDTTNVEKYIVHARIAILKGLSPKENRTIPPLDYEMVYRLKKDRPNLDIEINGGIKTIENIKLHHNFVDSVMIGRAFYDNPMLANEINLLNNKSEKTYKQILESVFHYVKLMEENNEKPHHFLRHTLGLFFNTQYSKMWKNKISPTSANSNDILEFLTRIV
- a CDS encoding DMT family transporter, producing MEKNIVLYILLAIFAGFVVTLQGPINVELGKSLGSDYWSAFTSFAIGTVLILLFIILTGQKAPSITQFTSTAWWKYLGAITGAIYVLSVITVIPALGVGLATILLMFSQLIMAMIIDHFGLFGYAVKSFSIERMIGVALMALGIFLINRK
- a CDS encoding replication-associated recombination protein A, which produces MNLFNYDKTPLAYKYRPKNLKDFYGQDNVVKIIFKMLENNKIISSIFYGPSGTGKTTLAKIIASKLGYEYEYLNAIKASKSDIREISEKAKNSVNKTLLFFDEIHRFNKLQQDSLLEDLENGNIILIGATTENPYYSLNRALLSRVLLFEFKKINDEDIFKILEKVSKEEEIIYNSEILRYISMISDGDARTAINFLETLNNASLLNSSVEEVMEVLNIKVFVDRYDAISAMIKSIRGSDPDAAVYWMSKLLVGGEDPMYVARRLVISASEDIGLANIQAINVATSCMNGVKEIGMPEARILLSECAIYLALSPKSNSAYTAVNNAIADIEENGAQSVPIHLTKVGANKYLYPHDYENNYVKQQYMNKKKVYYIPGNNKFEKNMEEVWLKIKGEK